Proteins from one Choloepus didactylus isolate mChoDid1 chromosome 4, mChoDid1.pri, whole genome shotgun sequence genomic window:
- the ZFYVE21 gene encoding zinc finger FYVE domain-containing protein 21 isoform X1: MSSEVAARRDAKKLVRSPSGLRMVPEHRAFSSPFGLEEPQWVPDKECPRCMQCDTKFDFITRKHHCRRCGRCFCDRCCSQKVPLPRMCFVDPVRQCAGCALVSRKEAEFYGKQLGVLVTGATFLVTVGKSESAEAMVCRLSSNQRYLVLDGDSHHEVEIARISTVQILTEGLPPGEKDTHTYTSLLESLPDAEGGSPRAAGMLLQYTVPGAEGVAQLKLTAGEDATASKRQAAAWLVAMHKAAKLLYESRDQ; encoded by the exons ATGTCCTCGGAGGTGGCCGCGCGCCGCGACGCCAAGAAGTTGGTGCGCTCCCCCAGCGGTCTGCGCATGGTGCCCGAGCACCGCGCCTTCAGCAGCCCCTTCGGCCTGGAGGAGCCGCAGTGGGTCCCGGACAAGGAG TGTCCGAGGTGCATGCAGTGTGACACCAAGTTTGACTTCATCACCAGGAAG CACCACTGCCGCCGCTGCGGGAGGTGCTTCTGCGACAGGTGCTGCAGCCAGAAGGTGCCCCTGCCGCGCATGTGCTTCGTGGACCCCGTGCGGCAGTGTGCCGGGTGCGCCCTGGTGTCGCGCAAGGAGGCGGAGTTCTACGGCAAGCAGCTCGGGGTGCTGGTGACCG GAGCCACCTTCCTTGTAACTGTGGGAAAATCGGAGAGCGCTGAAGCAATGGTCTGTCGTCTCTCCAGCAATCAGAG ATACTTGGTTCTGGATGGAGACAGCCACCACGAAGTTGAAATTGCACGTATTTCAACCGTGCAGATTCTCACCGAAGGCCTCCCCCCTGGAG AAAAAGACACGCACACTTACACCAGCCTCCTGGAGAGCCTGCCCGATGCGGAAG GAGGGAGCCCGCGGGCCGCAGGTATGCTGCTGCAGTACACGGTGCCAGGGGCGGAGGGCGTGGCCCAGCTGAAGCTGACGGCTGGGGAAGACGCCACTGCCAGCAAGAGGCAGGCAGCAGCGTGGCTGGTGGCCATGCACAAG GCCGCCAAGCTCCTCTACGAGTCACGGGACCAGTAG
- the ZFYVE21 gene encoding zinc finger FYVE domain-containing protein 21 isoform X2 gives MSSEVAARRDAKKLVRSPSGLRMVPEHRAFSSPFGLEEPQWVPDKECPRCMQCDTKFDFITRKHHCRRCGRCFCDRCCSQKVPLPRMCFVDPVRQCAGCALVSRKEAEFYGKQLGVLVTGATFLVTVGKSESAEAMVCRLSSNQRYLVLDGDSHHEVEIARISTVQILTEGLPPGGGSPRAAGMLLQYTVPGAEGVAQLKLTAGEDATASKRQAAAWLVAMHKAAKLLYESRDQ, from the exons ATGTCCTCGGAGGTGGCCGCGCGCCGCGACGCCAAGAAGTTGGTGCGCTCCCCCAGCGGTCTGCGCATGGTGCCCGAGCACCGCGCCTTCAGCAGCCCCTTCGGCCTGGAGGAGCCGCAGTGGGTCCCGGACAAGGAG TGTCCGAGGTGCATGCAGTGTGACACCAAGTTTGACTTCATCACCAGGAAG CACCACTGCCGCCGCTGCGGGAGGTGCTTCTGCGACAGGTGCTGCAGCCAGAAGGTGCCCCTGCCGCGCATGTGCTTCGTGGACCCCGTGCGGCAGTGTGCCGGGTGCGCCCTGGTGTCGCGCAAGGAGGCGGAGTTCTACGGCAAGCAGCTCGGGGTGCTGGTGACCG GAGCCACCTTCCTTGTAACTGTGGGAAAATCGGAGAGCGCTGAAGCAATGGTCTGTCGTCTCTCCAGCAATCAGAG ATACTTGGTTCTGGATGGAGACAGCCACCACGAAGTTGAAATTGCACGTATTTCAACCGTGCAGATTCTCACCGAAGGCCTCCCCCCTGGAG GAGGGAGCCCGCGGGCCGCAGGTATGCTGCTGCAGTACACGGTGCCAGGGGCGGAGGGCGTGGCCCAGCTGAAGCTGACGGCTGGGGAAGACGCCACTGCCAGCAAGAGGCAGGCAGCAGCGTGGCTGGTGGCCATGCACAAG GCCGCCAAGCTCCTCTACGAGTCACGGGACCAGTAG
- the ZFYVE21 gene encoding zinc finger FYVE domain-containing protein 21 isoform X3 yields the protein MQCDTKFDFITRKHHCRRCGRCFCDRCCSQKVPLPRMCFVDPVRQCAGCALVSRKEAEFYGKQLGVLVTGATFLVTVGKSESAEAMVCRLSSNQRYLVLDGDSHHEVEIARISTVQILTEGLPPGEKDTHTYTSLLESLPDAEGGSPRAAGMLLQYTVPGAEGVAQLKLTAGEDATASKRQAAAWLVAMHKAAKLLYESRDQ from the exons ATGCAGTGTGACACCAAGTTTGACTTCATCACCAGGAAG CACCACTGCCGCCGCTGCGGGAGGTGCTTCTGCGACAGGTGCTGCAGCCAGAAGGTGCCCCTGCCGCGCATGTGCTTCGTGGACCCCGTGCGGCAGTGTGCCGGGTGCGCCCTGGTGTCGCGCAAGGAGGCGGAGTTCTACGGCAAGCAGCTCGGGGTGCTGGTGACCG GAGCCACCTTCCTTGTAACTGTGGGAAAATCGGAGAGCGCTGAAGCAATGGTCTGTCGTCTCTCCAGCAATCAGAG ATACTTGGTTCTGGATGGAGACAGCCACCACGAAGTTGAAATTGCACGTATTTCAACCGTGCAGATTCTCACCGAAGGCCTCCCCCCTGGAG AAAAAGACACGCACACTTACACCAGCCTCCTGGAGAGCCTGCCCGATGCGGAAG GAGGGAGCCCGCGGGCCGCAGGTATGCTGCTGCAGTACACGGTGCCAGGGGCGGAGGGCGTGGCCCAGCTGAAGCTGACGGCTGGGGAAGACGCCACTGCCAGCAAGAGGCAGGCAGCAGCGTGGCTGGTGGCCATGCACAAG GCCGCCAAGCTCCTCTACGAGTCACGGGACCAGTAG